A region from the Triticum aestivum cultivar Chinese Spring chromosome 3D, IWGSC CS RefSeq v2.1, whole genome shotgun sequence genome encodes:
- the LOC123079188 gene encoding SCO-spondin translates to MPIQSDSADEMRSWSCPDSLRSGPIEGRIQRQMTPRQQSRRLVSSAAPATLLLLLLAGAADAEPPLVGVSPQDEAYFAPQVIACRDGSGSFPRSRLNDGYCDCTDGTDEPGTSACPEGKFYCINTGDLPRILFSSFVNDNICDCCDGSDEYESGIHCPNTCKKRHDTAETDNGVSELSVAHLGGTDIISSKHTLDIEDLIQKLRGLRMAAVIELGVVVCIFVFYFARRSTRARRRQYILKR, encoded by the exons ATGCCGATCCAATCGGACTCAGCGGATGAAATGCGTAGTTGGAGTTGCCCTGACTCCTTGAGATCCGGACCAATCGAAGGTCGCATCCAACGGCAGATGACGCCCCGACAACAAAGTCGTCGCCTGGTCTCCTCCGCCGCTCCCGCCACTCTCCTGCTCCTactcctcgccggcgccgccgacgCCGAGCCACCGCTAGTCGGCGTTTCTCCCCAGG ACGAGGCGTACTTCGCGCCGCAGGTGATCGCCTGCAGGGACGGCTCGGGCTCCTTCCCCAGGAGCCGGCTCAACGACGGATACTGCGATTGCACCGATGGAACCGACGAGCCAG GCACTTCGGCTTGCCCAGAAGGCAAATTTTATTGTATAAACACTGGAGATCTTCCTCGTATCTTGTTCTCTTCGTTTGTGAATGATAACATTTGCG ATTGCTGTGATGGAAGTGATGAGTATGAAAGTGGCATCCATTGTCCGAACACATGTAAAAAGAGACATGATACTGCCGAGACAGACAATGGTGTTAGTGAGCTGTCAGTCGCACATTTAGGTGGAACGGACATAATTTCTAGTAAACATACACTTGACATAGAAGATCTTATCCAGAAGCTAAGAG GATTAAGAATGGCTGCAGTTATTGAACTGGGTGTTGTTGTATGTATTTTCGTTTTCTACTTTGCTCGACGGAGCACTCGGGCACGGAGGAGACAATATATTTTGAAAC GTTAG